The segment CGAAGTCGAATTTCCCGATATTGGCCCGTATGCCGAGAGCAACACCGGCATCGCCTACCTCCATACGTTCGACAGCGGCCTGCCCGGGCCGCACGTGATGATCAACGCACTGACGCACGGTAACGAGGTGTGCGGCGCGATCACGGTGGCCGGGCTGCTCGACCATGGGCTGCGGCCGCGACGCGGCAGGCTCACGCTGTCGTTCGCCAACGTCGACGCCTACGCGCGCTTCGATGCGGCGAAGCCCGATGCGTCGCGCTTCGTCGATCAGGACTTCAACCGGGTCTGGACTTCGGCGGTGCTCGACGACGTGTCGCGCGATTCGTCCGAACTGCGCCGGGCGCGCGCGATGCGTCCGGTGATCGATACGGTGGACCTGCTGCTCGACCTGCACTCGATGCACGAGAAAAGCCGGCCGCTGATCGTGTCCGGTCCGCTCGACAAGGGCATTGCGTTGTCACGTGCCATTGGCGCCCCGGCCGACATCATCGTCGATGAAGGCCATCCGGAAGGCCGCCGGATGCGCGATTACGCGGATTTTGGCGATCCGGCCAGCCCGCGAAATGCGCTGCTGATCGAATGTGGCCAGCATTGGGAGACCTCGGCGGTGGACGTCGCGCGTGACAGCACGGCGCGCTTCCTGCTCAGCGCCGGCATCGTCGAGGAAGCCGATCTGCCCGCGGGCTGGCTGCGCCCGCTGCCGGCCGCGCAGCGCGTGATTCGCGTGACCGAGCCCGTGGTGGCGACCAGCATGGATTTCCGCTTTGCCGGCCCGTACACGGGGCTGGAGACCTTTGCCGATGCCGGAACCGTGATCGGCTGGAACGACGGTGCCGAGGTGCTCACGCCGTATCCCAATTGCGTGCTGGTGATGCCCTCGCTGCGCCAGCTGCGGCCCGGGGTGACCGTGGTGCGTCTGGGTCGGCTGGAAGCCTGAGCACTGGAGCACTGGAGCATCCACGCGCCAGAAACTCGCGATCTTCATGCGGCGTGCCGGCAAGATGCCCCCTCAAGAGGCGTTCCCCGGCCCCGCTTTTCTTAGGCCTGAATGCCGCTCGCTCAGGCGGCGGGCGCGGCGCCACCGGAGCCTGGCTGCGAACCCGGAGTAGGCGCCGGTGCTACCTGGGCCGGTACCGGTTGGGGCTTCAGGCCCGGGAACAGCTGGTCGACCAGTTCGTCGATCTTGGCGTCCGGCTGGATCAGATGGCTCAGATTGATGCCGCCCGCGCTGCGATTGGCGTTGTAGATGGCCTTGCCGGCACGCTCGCCATTGCGGAATACCGTGATGTCGACCGAGACCAGGAACGGTGTCACGAACGTCTGGCGCTGGGCCGTGTACGTGGCGGTCATCGGGCATGCCGCCACCGACGAATACGGCTGCAGGACCTTCACTTCGAAATTGCGCGCGCGCAGTGCGTCCGCGAAGTTCTCCACATAGGCATTGCCGTTCACTTGATTGGGGATGATGCAGAACAGCGCGCCATCGGCACCCACCACGTGATTGCCGTTGACGCGGAACTGCGCCGGTCCGCCATAGGGGCCGGGCTGGAAACTGGCGATCGGGTCAGCCTGGCCCTGGTCGACCGGTGTGACGGCTTGGTAGGTGGAACAGCCGCTGGCCAGCAGGGCCAGCATGGCGGCAATCGTTGCTCTTTTCATCGTGTGTCCTGAGTCGCGTCGGCGCGGGCGCCGGCCGCCCGGATCCGGATGAGGGGCGCATTGGCGGCACCATGCCTGCGTACTGTAGACGCGCGGGCACAGGGTCAAATCACTGAACAACGGGGCACTGATGCCGCAAATCTCCCGCGTGCCGCGCACGGCACCGCGCGGGACGGCGATTTAATTGGCGCCGCCGCGAATCAGGCAGTCATTCAGCAGCGGCACGCCGCCCTCGCCTTGCCCGGCGCCCGTGCATTCGACGGCCACCTTCTGGCCACGCCGGACCATGGTGGCGCGCGCCTCAACCTCGCAGACCCTGCCTGCCGGGCCACAGATCTGCCGGCGCAGCAGGTTTGCCCGGACCAGTTCACCCGGGTTGCTGGTGCGGATTTCCAGGAACACATTGTTGCCGTCGTCGCGCCGGATGCCGCTGGCCACGCCTTCGACGATGAAGTACTTGCCGCGATAGCGGTCGTCGGCCTCGCCTGCATTGTCGCGATAGTCGGCAAACAGGCCATCGGCCTGGTATTGGGGCAGGACGTCGGCGGGACGCTCGGGGTCGATGCTGATCGGGTCGAGCGTGCCGTTACGTGGGATGCCGCGCGGGATGCTGGCTGGCTGGGATGATGGAGCGGCGCCGGTTTCAACCGGTACGACGTCCCCCTTGTCATTGCCAACGAACCACAACAGGCCGAGGACGACCACGGCAACGACGGCGATGAGGGATTGCTGCAGGCGGCTCAACATCTCGGGGACGGGCTCCTCTGGAGCCAGGTAAGTGGAGAAAGGCCGCCAGTTTAACGCGCCTACTCCTTGCTGACCCGGGCCAGCAAATATCCCCTGGCTGCCGCGAGCACTTCGTTGGACAGCGGCGTGCCCTGCGTGGCGCGCGAGAGCACCAGGGCGCCGACCAGTGTGGCCATCTCCGCGATGGCATTAGCGCGATTGGCGGCGGCGTTGCCGCCCGGCTGGATGCTGGCCAGAACATCCAGCAGTTTTTCGAGCCCTTCGTGGTAGGTCGCGCGAACCGGTTTGTCATCGCCCTCGCGCGCGACATCGTTGGCCAGCGCCGCCGCCGGGCAGCCGCTCCCAGGCGCATTGCGGTTGCGCGTGGACAGATAGCCATCGATCAGCGCCGCGAGCGCGGTTGCCTTGTCAGGCGCTTCTTCCACACGTTTGCGCCAGCGCGCGTTCGACTCCTCGAATGCGCGCGCGCAGGCGATGGCCGCCAACGCATCCTTCGATTCGAAATGGCCGTAGAAGCCGCCGTGCGTCAGTCCGGCCGCACCCATCAGATCGGCTACGCTGATCCCGTGAAATCCTTGTTCACGAAACAACTGGGACGAAACCTGTTCAATGGCTATACGGTTCTTTTCCGTTTCCGCTTTCGATACCCGCGGCATGACTGACTCCCATCACTGACTTCCATCCTTGTGGACTGACTCACCATCCGTGCCGGGATGGTCTGCCACATTGTTTGCCAAGTCAACGGCGTCCAGTTGAGTGATACCGATCGAGCGGCCTCTTGCAGGTGCGCCTGTCATCGCGACGTATGCTTCGGCGTCATACGGCGTCGGATGTCCAAGTTGCGCGAGGAACAAGTCGCGCATGATGTCGCCCTGCTGCTCGAGTTTGTAGGCCGTGAGTGGCTTGCCGGGCTCCAGCCGGTACCGGTACTGGTTGAAGCCGAGGAAGTGCCGGATCTGCTCGCCAAGTCCTCTGCACAACACGTTGACGCCGTGCTGGTGCTGCCAGACGTGCGCCATCTCGTGAATGAAGAACGCCTGGATCTGGATGCCGGCAGCGCTGAAGTCTGTGTAGTGACGCAGCCTTCGGCCGAGGTACATCTGCCCGTTTGGCGTGATGATGTATCCGGCACCCTGCCAGAACACGTAGTTCCGCGCGTGAATGCGGACCTGCCCGTAGTCGATGTCATCGGCAAAGACACTGCGGGCGAGCGCGATCTCACCGGGGGTGAGGGGGCGAGCGGTTTTCGCGGAAGACATCAGGAGACGGTTCGCCTTGTGCTACCGGTCTTGTCTCGCCAAGCCGTCACTTCCCGATGCAGAACCGCGTGAAAATTGTCCCCAGCAGGTCATCGCTCGTGAACTCTCCAGTGATGCTGTTCAGGTGATCCTGTGCCAGCCGCAGTTCCTCCGCGAATAGATCCAGCGCCTGGGCGTGCTGCGAGGCGCTGGCCTCGGCGAGTTCGAGGTGCGATTCCGCGTTGCGCAGCGCGATGAGATGGCGCTCCCGCGCCAGGAACGCGCCTTCATTGCCGGACTGCCAGCCGATCAGGCGCAGCAGTTCGCTGCGCATCAGGTCGATGCCCGCGCCGGTGCGTGCGGAGATCCAGATCTCGGTCGGGTTTGGCCCATTGGCCGCCACCACATGCGGGCGGTTGCCGCCAAATCCCATCGCGCCGACGGATGGCGCGAGGTCGATCTTGTTGATGACGCGAACGATTGGAGACCCGGGGGGCAACTGGCCGCTCAGGCGATCGTCGATATGGTCATCGGTCTCCGAAATGCCATGCTCGATGTAGTCCGCCGCGTCGATCAGATGCAGCACGATATCGGCGTGGCGGATGGCTTCCCATGTGCGCTCGATGCCGATGCGTTCCACTTCGTCGGCGGCATCGTCGCGCAGACCTGCGGTGTCGATAATGTGCAGCGGGATGCCGTCTATCTGGATCGTCTCGCGCACGCGATCGCGCGTGGTGCCGGCAATTGGCGTGACGATGGCGAGATCCGAGCCGGCGAGCGCATTGAGCAGCGAGGACTTGCCCACATTGGGCTGTCCGGCCAGAACCACCGACAATCCTTCACGCAGCAATGAGCCCTGCCGCGCCTGCTTGAGGACGCCCGCGAGATCTTCGCGAATGCGTGTCAGCTGGCCGCGTGCATTGGAGGCCTCGAGGAAATCGATCTCCTCTTCGGGAAAGTCCAGCGTGGCTTCCACCAGCATTCGCAGGTGGATGACTTTTTCCACAAGCGCGTGGATTGCCTTGGAGAACTCTCCCTCCATGGACCGCGCCGCAGACCGCGCCGCGGCCTCCGTGCTTGCTTCGATCAGATCCGCCACGGCCTCGGCCTGCGCGAGGTCGAGCTTGTCGTTGAGGAACGCGCGTCGTGTGAACTCGCCCGGCTCGGCCACACGCAGGCCGATGTCCTTGCCGGCCTCGAGGCAGCGCGACAGCAGCATCTGCATCACCACCGGTCCGCCATGGCCCTGCAACTCAAGCACTTCCTCGCCGGTGTACGAATTCGGTGCCGGGAAGTAGAGCGCGAGGCCATGATCGATGACATTGCCACGCGCATCGAGAAACGGCAGATAGGTGGCGTGACGTGGCTGCAGCGCGCGGCCGCATACGGCGCGCATCACGGCGCCGACATCGGGGCCGGAAACACGCACGACGCCGATGCCGCCACGGCCAGGCGCGGTGGCAATCGCGGCGATGGGAATCTGGGATACGGTCATGGCCAGTATTGTCGCAGATCGTCCGCATGGGGGACGATCGGGGTGGCAAGGCTCAGCTTGCCAGGCATTCGCATATCAGCCTGTGCGCCACGGCGTCGTCGATGACGCCGCCGAGTTCGGTTTGGCGTGCGATGAGCTTGCCGTGCAGCCGCTTGCGGTAGCGCTTGGGCAGCACATCGGACAGCGCTTCGATTGCATACCTCAATCGCTTGTTGCCGATCCGCAGCGCATGGATGTGTGCGATCTGGCCGTCGCGTGCCACGCGCGCCAGATCGCGTACGCGCCCGCGCGCTTTGCGGATGCGCCCGCGCGCGAACGCAGCCATGCGGCCATGCTGCCCGTGGCGGGTCTTG is part of the Cupriavidus metallidurans CH34 genome and harbors:
- a CDS encoding M14 family metallopeptidase, which produces MTQTAPAFDAYPVEVEFPDIGPYAESNTGIAYLHTFDSGLPGPHVMINALTHGNEVCGAITVAGLLDHGLRPRRGRLTLSFANVDAYARFDAAKPDASRFVDQDFNRVWTSAVLDDVSRDSSELRRARAMRPVIDTVDLLLDLHSMHEKSRPLIVSGPLDKGIALSRAIGAPADIIVDEGHPEGRRMRDYADFGDPASPRNALLIECGQHWETSAVDVARDSTARFLLSAGIVEEADLPAGWLRPLPAAQRVIRVTEPVVATSMDFRFAGPYTGLETFADAGTVIGWNDGAEVLTPYPNCVLVMPSLRQLRPGVTVVRLGRLEA
- a CDS encoding Sbal_3080 family lipoprotein, translated to MKRATIAAMLALLASGCSTYQAVTPVDQGQADPIASFQPGPYGGPAQFRVNGNHVVGADGALFCIIPNQVNGNAYVENFADALRARNFEVKVLQPYSSVAACPMTATYTAQRQTFVTPFLVSVDITVFRNGERAGKAIYNANRSAGGINLSHLIQPDAKIDELVDQLFPGLKPQPVPAQVAPAPTPGSQPGSGGAAPAA
- a CDS encoding OB-fold putative lipoprotein, coding for MLSRLQQSLIAVVAVVVLGLLWFVGNDKGDVVPVETGAAPSSQPASIPRGIPRNGTLDPISIDPERPADVLPQYQADGLFADYRDNAGEADDRYRGKYFIVEGVASGIRRDDGNNVFLEIRTSNPGELVRANLLRRQICGPAGRVCEVEARATMVRRGQKVAVECTGAGQGEGGVPLLNDCLIRGGAN
- a CDS encoding TetR/AcrR family transcriptional regulator — encoded protein: MPRVSKAETEKNRIAIEQVSSQLFREQGFHGISVADLMGAAGLTHGGFYGHFESKDALAAIACARAFEESNARWRKRVEEAPDKATALAALIDGYLSTRNRNAPGSGCPAAALANDVAREGDDKPVRATYHEGLEKLLDVLASIQPGGNAAANRANAIAEMATLVGALVLSRATQGTPLSNEVLAAARGYLLARVSKE
- the mnmE gene encoding tRNA uridine-5-carboxymethylaminomethyl(34) synthesis GTPase MnmE, encoding MTVSQIPIAAIATAPGRGGIGVVRVSGPDVGAVMRAVCGRALQPRHATYLPFLDARGNVIDHGLALYFPAPNSYTGEEVLELQGHGGPVVMQMLLSRCLEAGKDIGLRVAEPGEFTRRAFLNDKLDLAQAEAVADLIEASTEAAARSAARSMEGEFSKAIHALVEKVIHLRMLVEATLDFPEEEIDFLEASNARGQLTRIREDLAGVLKQARQGSLLREGLSVVLAGQPNVGKSSLLNALAGSDLAIVTPIAGTTRDRVRETIQIDGIPLHIIDTAGLRDDAADEVERIGIERTWEAIRHADIVLHLIDAADYIEHGISETDDHIDDRLSGQLPPGSPIVRVINKIDLAPSVGAMGFGGNRPHVVAANGPNPTEIWISARTGAGIDLMRSELLRLIGWQSGNEGAFLARERHLIALRNAESHLELAEASASQHAQALDLFAEELRLAQDHLNSITGEFTSDDLLGTIFTRFCIGK